In Streptomyces erythrochromogenes, the DNA window CGTGTGCCCGACGGAGATCGCCGCCTTCGGCAAGCTGAACGACGAGTTCGCCGACCGCGACGCGCAGATCCTCGGTTTCTCGCTCGACTCCGAGTACGTGCACCACGCCTGGCGCAAGGACCACGCCGACCTGCGTGACCTGCCCTTCCCGATGATGTCGGACATCAAGCGCGAGCTCTCCGCCGAGCTGGGCATCCTGGGCGAGGACGGCCTGCCGATGCGCGCCGTCTTCGTCGTGGACCCGAACAACGAGATCCAGTTCTCGATGGTGACCGCCGGCTCCGTGGGCCGTAACCCCAAGGAGGTCCTGCGGGTCCTCGACGCCCTGCAGACCGACGAGCTGTGCCCCTGCAACTGGAACAAGGGCGACGCCACGATCGACGCCGGCGCGCTGCTGGCCGGTGAGTGACGGATGTCCCTCGACTCCCTGAAGGCGTCCGTCCCGGACTTCGCCAAGGACCTGAAGCTGAACCTCGGCTCGGTCATAGGCAACAGCGACCTCCCGCAGCAGCAGCTGTGGGGCACGGTCCTGTCCTGCGCGATCGCCGCCCGCTCCCCGCGCGTCCTGCGTGAGCTGGAGCCCGAGGCGAAGGCGAACCTCTCGCCGGAGGCGTACACCGCCGCCAAGTCCGCCGCCGCGGTCATGGCGATGAACAACGTCTTCTACCGCACGCGGCACCTGCTCTCCGACCCGGAGTACGGCACCCTGCGCGCGGGCCTGCGGATGAACGTCATCGGCAACCCGGGCGTGGAGAAGGTCGACTTCGAGCTGTGGTCGCTCGCGGTCTCCGCGATCAACGGCTGCGGCCAGTGCCTGGACTCGCACGAGCAGGTCCTGCGCAAGGCGGGCGTCGACCGCGAGACGATCCAGGAGGCCTTCAAGATCGCCTCGGTGATCCAGGCCGTCGCGGTCACCCTCGACGCCGAGGCCGCCATCGCCGGCGAGTAGCAGCACCCCGTACGGCGACGAGGGCCCCGCGACCGATTCCGGTCGCGGGGCCCTCGTCGTCGTCAGCCCTTCCGCAGCGCGGCCATCAGCGCCCGCGCGTCCTCGACCGCCGCCGCCGTCAGGGCGTCCTGGTCGGGCGGCGGCGCCTCCTTCCCCCGGAGGCCGGGTTCCCCCTCGCTCAAGCCGAAGAACATCACCTCGAAGCTGAACACCGCGCCTCCGTCACGGACGCGCAACTGGAGCCCTTCACCGGCCTCGGAGGAGCGCACCAGGGCCTGCTCCCCCAGGCCGGGCATCTCCTCCCAGGGAACGTCGGCACCGAGGATCCGTTCGTAGTACGAACCCAGCGCGAACTCGGGGCCCGGATCGGTCTTCTTGTGGAGCTCGACCAGGACCATCAAGGAGAACCCGCCCGAGCCGTCCGGGCTGTCACCGTCGTAGCTGCACGACGCCCAGTCCATGGCCGGATGTCGGCCGGCCTTGTTCGAGGTGGAGTCCGTGAAGCCGCCCACCGCGCGGCCGAGGGCCGGCGCCTTGAACTGCCCGCACAGGTCGTCCGTGACCGCGTACCGGACCTCCGGCTCCGCCACCGGCAGCCCCCCGAAGGCGTACAGTCCGCCCGCCCACAGCGCGGAGGTGGCCACGACCGTCGCCGCCACCCACTGCCACGGCCGTAACGGCCCCCGCGCGGGCACGGCGTCGTCCTGCGCGACCTCGGCCGGGCGCGCCGACTCCCACGCCCCGTCGAGCTCGGGCTCGCCGATCACCCCACACCCCCTACTTCTTCAGCGCGGCCAACAGCGCGCGGGCGTCCTCGACCATCGCCGCCTGGAGCGCGGCGGTGTCGGCCGGGGTGTTGCCCGTACTGCCGGTGCCGAAGGCCTCGATGGTGAACACCGCGCCGCCGTCCAGCACCTTGAGCTGGACCACCGCGTCCCCGGGGGCCACGAGGAGCACCGCGCGCTCACCCAGCCCTTGCACCGCCTCCGTGCGCCCAGCGCCGATCTCGGCGGCGAGCCAGAGCGACGGCACGTCGAACTCGGCCGCCGGGTCGGTCTTCTTGTGCAGGTCGACCTGCGCCCGCACTCTGAGGGTCGACGTGGTCTCACCGTCCTGCAGCACGCAGATCGCCCCGCGCACGGCAGGGTGGTCGTTCTGCTGGTTCATCGGCCGGTAGCGGTGCAGGTTCCCCCCGATCTTGCTCAGTGCCCGCGCCTCGAAGTCCTGGCACAGGTTCTCCGTGGCCCGGTACGAGAGCTCCGGCGCAGCCAGCCGGTCCCCTAAGGCGTACAGCCCGCCCGCCCACACCGCGGAGGCGATCGCGGCCCCGCCCAGCGCCCACAGCCACGGCCGCCGCGCCCCCGGACCCCCCGCCTCCCGTTCGCGTGGTGCGAGTTCCTCCGCCGGCCGCGCGGCGTGGTCGGT includes these proteins:
- a CDS encoding peroxiredoxin encodes the protein MLTVGDKFPAFDLTACVSLEAGAEFAQIDHKTYEGKWKVIFAWPLDFTFVCPTEIAAFGKLNDEFADRDAQILGFSLDSEYVHHAWRKDHADLRDLPFPMMSDIKRELSAELGILGEDGLPMRAVFVVDPNNEIQFSMVTAGSVGRNPKEVLRVLDALQTDELCPCNWNKGDATIDAGALLAGE
- a CDS encoding alkyl hydroperoxide reductase, producing the protein MSLDSLKASVPDFAKDLKLNLGSVIGNSDLPQQQLWGTVLSCAIAARSPRVLRELEPEAKANLSPEAYTAAKSAAAVMAMNNVFYRTRHLLSDPEYGTLRAGLRMNVIGNPGVEKVDFELWSLAVSAINGCGQCLDSHEQVLRKAGVDRETIQEAFKIASVIQAVAVTLDAEAAIAGE